The Anopheles merus strain MAF chromosome 2L, AmerM5.1, whole genome shotgun sequence genome has a segment encoding these proteins:
- the LOC121594327 gene encoding vitellogenin-3-like: protein MGKRMIVSIVLIGCFCALEVHPFDFGGLVKKTGDVAKVAAKTAKGIAESIPQIFSPEQLLEFSKQSIIGLPAEAIAATINQICSVALLSNATASENEVNITDMNYILMTEDNNVTIPLLESDDLWKNELFNKSYDTVILVTGWTSNVNEPNRAIDTIYNAYKARGGYNFVVIDTAEYVDTLYTWSAFNTNDLGEGLADGLKGLIKYVPLEKIHLIGHSLGAHIVGAAGRYFQYKTNKSIPRITGLDPANPCFNEGESLSGIQRGDADFVDIIHTNAKVLGKRDPIGDADFYPNGVVSVQPGCLDPACSHKRAWELYAETVYPETEKSLLAVKCNSLLSLNTGGCVSNPIPLGFACPKTAKGNFFLKTNDKSPFAMAS from the exons ATGGGCAAGCGGATGATCGTGTCGATCGTACTGATCGGATGCTTTTGCGCTCTGGAAGTGCACCCCTTTGACTTCGGTGGATTGGTGAAAAAGACGGGAGACGTTGCAAAGGTGGCAGCCAAAACGGCGAAGGGTATTGCTGAGAGTATACCGCAAATATTCTCTCCGGAGCAGCTGCTGGAATTTAGTAAGCAGTCGATCATTGGCCTACCGGCGGAAGCGATCGCTGCAACGATCAATCAAATAT GTTCGGTGGCACTACTCTCCAATGCAACTGCTTCCGAGAATGAAGTCAACATAACGGACATGAACTACATACTGATGACGGAAGACAACAACGTAACCATACCGTTGCTAGAATCGGACGATCTGTGGAAGAACGAACTGTTCAACAAATCATACGATACGGTCATTTTGGTGACCGGATGGACGTCGAACGTGAACGAGCCGAATCGGGCAATCGATACGATCTACAACGCGTATAAGGCACGTGGCGGGTACAACTTTGTCGTTATCGATACGGCCGAATATGTGGACACACTGTACACTTGGTCCGCATTCAATACGAACGATCTTGGCGAAGGTTTGGCGGATGGGCTGAAGGGACTGATCAAGTACGTGCCACTGGAGAAGATTCACCTGATAG GCCACAGCTTGGGCGCACACATCGTTGGAGCTGCTGGGCGATACTTTCagtataaaacaaacaaatcgatACCACGTATCACCGGTCTTGATCCGGCCAATCCATGCTTCAATGAGGGCGAATCGCTGAGTGGCATACAGCGGGGTGATGCCGATTTCGTGGACATTATTCATACCAATGCGAAGGTGCTGGGCAAGCGTGATCCAATCGGAGATGCAGATTTTTATCCCAACGG CGTCGTTTCCGTCCAACCGGGATGTCTAGACCCGGCAT GTTCTCATAAGCGTGCCTGGGAGCTGTATGCCGAGACGGTGTATCCCGAAACGGAAAAGAGCCTGTTGGCGGTGAAGTGCAACTCCCTTCTCTCGCTTAACACTGGCGGGTGCGTGAGCAACCCGATTCCACTTGGCTTTGCCTGCCCCAAAACGGCCAAAGGAAACTTTTTCCTAAAAACGAACGACAAATCACCATTTGCTATGGCATCGTAG